In Zingiber officinale cultivar Zhangliang chromosome 8B, Zo_v1.1, whole genome shotgun sequence, a single genomic region encodes these proteins:
- the LOC122013967 gene encoding serine racemase-like — translation MDNGKQVKNDNYAADIASIREARVRIAPYIHETPVLTSKSLDSIASKRLYFKCECFQKGGAFKIRGASNAIFSLSDDQAAKGVLTHNSGNHAAAVALAAKLRGIPAYVVIPKNAPKCKVENVRWYGGQIFWSESTIQSRESITEKVQQDTGAILVHPFNNRFTISPVVSITITMKKLKGKNYALRAAIWFIKRQKRTLFEVLEKVKADKTRKFIPKLEHSFDVHELMILGFISLLLTFSQDQITKICVPKAVADSMLPCRPDAESTGRNKRRLLALVLTESHLKRRILAAGDSVVECPPMSSAQQLPIL, via the exons ATGGACAATGGGAAACAAGTGAAAAACGATAACTATGCTGCTGATATTGCTTCCATAAGGGAGGCGAGAGTCCGTATTGCTCCATATATTCATGAAACTCCAGTGCTTACCTCGAAGTCTTTAGATTCTATAGCTTCCAAACGGTTGTATTTCAAGTGTGAATGCTTTCAAAAAGG AGGAGCCTTTAAGATTAGGGGAGCTTCAAATGCTATATTCTCCCTTTCTGATGATCAAGCTGCCAAAGGCGTTTTGACACACAACAG TGGTAACCATGCTGCAGCAGTGGCTTTGGCTGCAAAGCTTCGTGGAATCCCAGCATATGTTGTCATACCGAAAAATGCTCCAAAATGCAAGGTTGAGAATGTCAGGTGGTATGGTGGTCAAATCTTCTGGAGTGAATCAACGATCCAATCAAGAGAGAGTATTACTGAGAAAGTTCAGCAAGATACTGGTGCAATTTTGGTTCATCCTTTCAACAATAGATTCACCATCAG CCCCGTTGTGTCCATTACTATTACTATGAAGAAATTGAAAGGAAAGAACTACGCTTTGCGTGCTGCAATA TGGTTTATCAAGAGGCAAAAGAGAACTCTTTTTGAAGTTCTTGAGAAGGTGAAAGCCGATAAAACCAGAAAGTTCATACCTAAATTGGAGCACTCTTTCGACGTGCATG AGTTGATGATTCTCGGCTTCATCTCCTTGCTGTTGACATTTAGTCAGGACCAGATCACGAAAATCTGCGTGCCAAAGGCAGTTGCAGATTCTATGCTGCCATGTCGCCCTGATGCAGAGTCAACTGGCAGAAATAAAAGGCGGCTGCTCGCGCTGGTGCTGACGGAGTCACACCTGAAGCGCAGGATTTTAGCTGCTGGTGATTCAGTGGTTGAATGCCCCCCAATGAGTAGTGCACAGCAACTTCCAATTCTCTGA